In Metarhizium brunneum chromosome 3, complete sequence, a genomic segment contains:
- the FUM19_0 gene encoding ABC transporter FUM19: MRMIGDFTVYRHYIFRIGAASIVGCAVCGLGCGFFTNFNNIWLKFWSVDISTEHPKYPDSFYLGLYACFQFSRLLYLLMLWLICFMTVAKIVGARLHKKTPCTVMSAPLRFFTATDNGAVTNIFSQDLTLIYGHIQGSLVDFAIYMFSCLGMAAVVATSSPLLATTYPFFAIIPHIIQKFYLRTSRQVRLLNLEAKKPTIVSSVPLVQPVTFLLGHSTHFMDSIKGIATFLAFG, encoded by the coding sequence ATGCGAATGATTGGGGACTTCACGGTATACCGCCATTACATTTTTCGCATTGGCGCCGCATCCATTGTGGGCTGCGCTGTCTGTGGCCTAGGTTGCGGCTTTTTTACCAACTTCAACAACATATGGCTGAAGTTCTGGTCTGTCGACATCTCAACTGAACATCCCAAGTACCCCGATTCCTTCTACCTAGGACTATACGCTTGTTTTCAGTTTTCCCGTCTTTTATATCTTCTCATGTTGTGGTTGATATGCTTCATGACAGTCGCTAAAATTGTCGGCGCTCGCCTCCACAAGAAGACTCCTTGCACAGTGATGAGCGCGCCGCTGCGGTTCTTTACAGCTACTGACAACGGCGCCGTGACCAACATCTTTTCTCAAGATTTAACTCTTATATACGGGCACATCCAGGGGTCTCTGGTCGATTTTGCCATCTACATGTTTTCTTGTTTGGGAATGGCAGCCGTTGTTGCCACGTCTTCACCACTCCTCGCGACTACATACCCCTTCTTTGCCATAATCCCTCACATCATACAGAAGTTCTATCTTCGGACGTCTCGGCAAGTTCGGCTCCTCAACTTGGAAGCAAAAAAGCCCACTATAGTTAGTTCCGTTCCGTTAGTCCAACCAGTCACATTCCTACTAGGACATAGCACGCACTTTATGGATTCAATCAAAGGCATTGCGACTTTCCTGGCCTTTGGGTAG
- the sdnE_0 gene encoding Cytochrome P450 monooxygenase sdnE — MDFTGASLVTVLLFGENLLRIVQTYATLETSIPAVSRLKRFGKKVPAESQEGVSVMVSAVWPTRSVIKINGVSASYVIGQSLIFSRRLDCYGRVHLLTTSSMALDISWPMVLGATVAYLATVASYRLFLHPLARFPGPKLAAISRWYEAYYDVVLGGQYTAKIAELHGEYGPIIRISPYELHVADAKFFDTLYRMEGRWDKYSWTYDAFGAKGSTVFCSDHHVHKARRRAIAPFFSKANVVDRQALLHRNVGKLCRRLSDLSGTAVNLGEAISAFTRDNANEYIIGKAYNELDLEDFGIGLSVASQGAGVFWRTTKHIRWFGPALRAMPVGWAMKMADERTKAFLRYIQQSEQDTRDTLAAEASSSPGAEVQNTMVHAIVKSDLPSAEKSFERIHEEVATVTGAGFETSANALRLILFHVYTNDAILGRLREEISSLTTESSGPITLRQLEQLPYLTGVLTEGLRLSPGVASRAARITDKDLAYNDWCIPAGTPVGMTTILIHTDQNLYPDPMCFNPDRWIDQGAGKAAVTKFAPFSRGTRICLGMHLAWAEMYLVLAALVQRFSFTIEGVAASDFELEKDNFGIGTKAGCNLMARVDPYEG; from the exons ATGGACTTTACCGGCGCTAGTCTAGTCACTGTTTTACTGTTCGGTGAGAATCTTTTGCGCATAGTTCAAACCTACGCCACGCTTGAAACCTCTATTCCCGCTGTTAGCCGCCTAAAGAGGTTTGGCAAGAAAGTCCCGGCTGAAAGTCAAGAGGGCGTCAGTGTCATGGTTTCAGCAGTGTGGCCTACAAGGAGTGTTATCAAGATCAATGGCGTTTCTGCTTCCTATGT AATTGGACAGAGCCTGATCTTCTCTAGGCGTCTTGACTGCTACGGCCGCGTCCATCTTCTTACTACGTCTAGCATGGCGTTGGATATCAGTTGGCCCATGGTATTGGGAGCGACTGTCGCGTACCTTGCGACCGTGGCGTCGTATCGCCtgtttcttcatcctctggcTCGCTTTCCTGGCCCCAAACTGGCAGCTATATCGCGCTGGTATGAGGCGTACTATGATGTTGTCCTGGGCGGACAATACACGGCAAAGATTGCAGAATTACATGGAGAATACG GCCCAATCATTCGAATCAGCCCGTACGAACTGCACGTCGCCGATGCCAAGTTTTTCGACACGCTCTATCGCATGGAGGGACGTTGGGACAAATATTCGTGGACATACGATGCTTTCGGGGCCAAGGGCTCAACGGTATTTTGCTCAG ATCATCATGTCCACAAAGCCCGTCGTCGAGCCATTGCACCATTCTTCTCCAAAGCCAACGTCGTTGACCGCCAAGCTTTGCTGCACAGAAATGTTGGCAAACTTTGCCGGCGCCTCTCCGACCTCTCGGGAACCGCCGTCAACCTAGGCGAGGCCATCAGCGCCTTCACCCGAGACAATGCCAACGAATACATTATTGGCAAAGCATATAATGAGCTTGACCTGGAGGACTTTGGCATTGGGTTGTCCGTCGCGTCACAAGGAGCTGGCGTGTTCTGGCGCACGACCAAGCATATCCGCTGGTTTGGTCCTGCCTTGCGAGCCATGCCTGTTGGCTGGGCCATGAAGATGGCTGATGAACGCACAAAGGCCTTTCTTCGATATATCCAG CAATCCGAACAAGACACGCGAGACACCCTGGCTGCTGAAGCATCGTCCTCTCCCGGCGCCGAGGTCCAGAACACCATGGTCCACGCAATTGTCAAGTCTGACCTTCCATCCGCTGAGAAAAGCTTTGAGCGCATCCATGAAGAAGTGGCCACCGTCACCGGAGCTGGTTTCGAAACGTCGGCAAACGCCCTGAGACTGATACTCTTCCACGTTTACACGAATGACGCGATTCTCGGACGACTCCGAGAGGAAATCTCGTCGTTAACTACCGAGTCCTCTGGGCCCATTACTCTGAGACAACTGGAGCAGCTCCCATACCTTACGGGTGTTCTAACGGAGGGCCTGCGCCTAAGCCCTGGAGTCGCCTCGAGAGCAGCCAGAATCACCGACAAGGACCTCGCCTACAACGACTGGTGTATTCCTGCAGGCACGCCCGTCGGAATGACTACTATATTGATTCACACCGATCAAAATTTGTACCCCGATCCAATGTGCTTCAACCCCGATCGATGGATAGATCAAGGTGCCGGGAAAGCAGCCGTCACCAAGTTTGCGCCTTTTTCCCGCGGAACAAGGATTTGCCTCGGCATGCA CCTGGCCTGGGCAGAGATGTACCTTGTTCTCGCGGCTCTAGTTCAGAGGTTTTCCTTCACCATCGAGGGTGTCGCAGCCAGTGACTTTGAATTGGAAAAGGACAATTTTGGCATCGGTACCAAGGCTGGGTGTAATCTGATGGCTCGTGTCGACCCATACGAAGGCTGA
- the mlcE_0 gene encoding Efflux pump mlcE: MSNSSPTAEPTPMQGPDEKDAPMADSKPQNGVGYVTGLKLALIVGSVALACFLMLLDTMIISTAIPRITDTFNSLPDVGWYASAYQFGSAAPQPLTGKVYTHFNSKWSFLTFFAIFEFGSVLCGAAVSSDMLIVGRAIAGFGSAGIINGAITIISSCAPLEKRPSLIGLTMGLNQLGLVAGPLIGGAFTSYTTWRWCFYINLPLGAFTALILLLLRVPEQKAKQSPLVVLSRLHHYLDLVGFALFAPATLQLLLALQYGGTQLPWNSSRVIGLFCGSVGTFVAWFFWNRHKGDDALLPPSMIKQRVVWASGLYQSFMISAVYGATFFLPIYFQAIENATAMLSGVYLLPTILPQLFAAVFSGVLLQKIGFVIPLAIVGTILLAVGSGLYSLLQPGSPTGYWVGFQILAGIGSGLSMQLAIITVQAAVGGEQLATGMALVIFAQSLGPAIVLTLCNVIFVSSLASQLQDNAPLENAQAVIRAGATGFRTIVQSDNLPGVLAAYANSIDRVFYLVAAVASACAFVLWGMGWHDLRKKDGNGQHDSATSDGQA; this comes from the exons ATGTCAAACTCCTCTCCCACTGCTGAGCCTACGCCCATGCAGGGACCCGACGAGAAGGATGCGCCCATGGCTGATAGTAAACCCCAAAACGGCGTGGGCTACGTAACAGGCCTCAAGTTGGCATTGATTGTCGGCAGCGTAGCGCTTGCCTGCTTCCTCATGCTCTTGGACACCATGATCATCAGTACG GCGATTCCACGCATCACAGACACCTTCAACTCACTCCCCGATGTCGGATGGTACGCCAGTGCATACCAATTTGGCAG CGCCGCGCCTCAGCCACTGACGGGAAAAGTATACACACACTTCAACTCCAAG TGGTCCTTTTTAACCTTCTTTGCCATTTTCGAGTTTGGCTCCGTGCTATGTGGCGCTGCTGTCTCATCAGACATGTTGATTGTTGGCCGAGCCATTGCTGGATTCGGCtccgccggcatcatcaacggcGCCATTACCATAATCTCAAGCTGCGCACCTCTGGAGAAGCGTCCAT CCCTCATCGGCCTCACAATGGGAT TAAACCAACTAGGTCTTGTAGCCGGCCCTTTGATTGGAGGTGCCTTCACTTCATATACTACCTGGAGATGGT GCTTTTACATCAACTTGCCCCTGGGCGCTTTTACTGCGTTGatccttctccttctgcgAGTGCCCGAGCAAAAGGCAAAGCAAAGCCCACTTGTCGTGCTTTCGAGGCTGCATCATTACCTGGACCTCGTGGGATTCGCCCTTTTTGCCCCCGCTACCCTGCAACTCCTTCTTGCCCTCCAGTATGGAGGTACCCAGTTGCCATGGAATTCGTCTCGTGTGATAGGCTTATTCTGTGGTTCCGTTGGCACGTTTGTAGCGTGGTTCTTCTGGAATCGACACAAGGGAGACGATGCGTTGCTCCCGCCCTCAATGATCAAGCAGAGAGTTGTATGGGCGTCAGGGCTGTATCAGTCCTTTATGATCTCTGCTGTCTATGGAGCGACTTTCTTCCTTCCCATATACTTCCAGGCTATTGAAAATGCCACGGCAATGCTCAGTGGGGTCTATCTCCTACCCACGATTCTCCCGCAACTTTTCGCTGCCGTCTTTTCGGGAGTCTTGT TGCAAAAGATCGGATTTGTAATACCtttggccattgttggtACCATCCTTCTGGCCGTAGGAAGCGGGCTGTACTCGCTCCTGCAACCAGGAAGCCCAACTGGATATTGGGTAGGATTTCAGATCTTGGCAGGGATTGGCTCAGGGCTTAGTATGCAGCTG GCTATCATTACTGTTCAAGCAGCTGTGGGCGGAGAGCAACTGGCCACGGGGATGGCTCTGGTTATTTTTGCGCAATCCTTGGGACCGGCTATTGTGCTGACTCTTTGCAATGTCATTTTTGTTTCCAGTCTTGCCTCACAACTGCAAGACAATGCGCCTCTTGAGAATGCCCAGGCGGTGATACGGGCTGGCGCGACGGGATTCCGTACCATTGTCCAGTCCGATAATCTTCCTGGCGTTTTGGCTGCATATGCGAACAGTATCGATCGTGTTTTCTATTTAGTTGCAGCAGTGGCTTCTGCATGTGCATTTGTGCTATGGGGAATGGGTTGGCATGACTTGAGGAAGAAAGATGGCAATGGTCAGCATGATTCCGCCACTTCTGACGGCCAGGCTTAA
- the Nmral1 gene encoding NmrA-like family domain-containing protein 1, whose translation MSMKPTVFICGATGSQGGALAHQLRAMDWAVHATVRNLESGPAKLLKAAGVQLTQGDWDDAAALKSAMTGCDKLFLCLLPDFSDMNRERRQAEAIVKIAQAAGVGQVVASTSLGVFTLDDIEAKEHIVPESFMAGHLAGKKGVEESVRRGGFQYWTFLRPSFFMANFLEPKVARYPEPRDKGTWTTAMTPETLLALIDHVDIASFAAGVFQDPERFHGQAIGLASDMLSVQDTLTTLGEAAGRPLKAVFLTDDEISENQKTSNVFTNSQISMRYMSRYIDMNGVASVIRPTSFKNFLERERETVKATYS comes from the coding sequence atgTCTATGAAACCGACCGTGTTTATCTGCGGCGCAACCGGCAGCCAGGGCGGAGCCCTCGCTCACCAACTCCGTGCGATGGACTGGGCAGTTCATGCGACAGTCCGCAACCTCGAATCCGGACCAGCAAAATTGctcaaggccgccggcgTGCAACTCACACAGGGCGATTGGGATGATGCTGCGGCGCTCAAGTCGGCCATGACCGGCTGCGACAAACTCTTTCTATGCTTGCTGCCGGACTTTAGTGACATGAATCGTGAAAGACGACAGGCCGAGGCCATTGTAAAGATTGCCCAGGCCGCGGGTGTTGGTCAAGTGGTTGCGTCGACGTCGCTAGGCGTCTTCACGCTGGAcgacatcgaggccaaggaacACATTGTCCCCGAATCGTTCATGGCAGGACACTTGGCCGGCAAGAAGGGCGTAGAGGAGTCTGTTCGGCGTGGCGGCTTCCAATACTGGACCTTTTTGCGGCCTTCTTTCTTCATGGCCAACTTCCTGGAACCCAAAGTGGCCCGTTATCCGGAGCCCCGGGACAAGGGCACGTGGACGACGGCAATGACGCCAGAGACGCTCCTTGCTTTGATCGATCATGTCGATATTGCCTCGTTTGCAGCCGGGGTGTTTCAAGATCCGGAAAGATTTCACGGCCAGGCCATTGGGTTGGCGAGCGACATGTTGTCGGTGCAGGATACCCTGACCACATTGGGGGAAGCAGCCGGGCGGCCTCTGAAGGCAGTTTTCTTGACGGACGACGAGATTAGCGAGAACCAAAAAACCTCAAATGTATTTACGAACTCTCAAATCTCCATGAGATATATGTCACGGTATATCGATATGAATGGGGTTGCGTCGGTGATTCGGCCTACATCCTTCAAGAACTTTTTGGAGAGAGAAAGGGAGACAGTGAAGGCGACCTATTCATGA
- the gloP_0 gene encoding Cytochrome P450 monooxygenase gloP encodes MNLLTLFFAASAVALVLCRFYMSARRRPHNDLWNKIDIVGVPEGGGILSWTFAIAKSVTSMQEAMRDGYKRFSKFDKPFGLPTMWMGGALVVLPPSMLHLLNRPRDELSSFDALLENAQFQYLMTDKDVWGNTIHFDIVRKNLTQKDMGPLAGIMAEEWATAFQKCWGDSRNGTVVNAWDSMVRITSHVALRIMVGLPGSKDETYLEQSRLYANAVLVDACFINCLPPALRPILGRVLALRARYHQRKLLKMLLPMVEEKMQQFEDRGGDEADSPGDVVQWLIAVAKSHGPEQMTANKIAMRILALTSMFVFAIGWVFAHAVIDIYSSDKRDEIVSTCRDECRRVSSEYQGLSTKESTDALYCVDSAVRESMRLNDVMVHLLPLDVISGKGIDLGQGRRITARSGVRTVFPAQMVHMDPEIYHHPEHFDAFRFSRNFPAQQQTDRQHGTKRQLMTTVSTSFLPFGYGRHACPGRWFVAQMVKQAVAYVLLNYDVEVVKRPGKRTSMLNFMLPPQKVALHVSRRSCNTTANEKTGTGLQDV; translated from the exons ATGAACTTGCTCACTTTATTCTTTGCAGCGTCTGCTGTAGCACTTGTTCTGTGTCGCTTCTATATGAGCGCACGGCGCAGACCGCACAACGACCTATGGAATAAGATAGATATCGTAGGCGTCCCAGAGGGCGGTGGTATCCTATCATGGACCTTTGCCATTGCAAAGTCAGTCACCTCGATGCAGGAAGCCATGCGCGATGGTTACAAAAGGTTTTCAAAGTTTGATAAACCCTTTGGCCTTCCGACCATGTGGATGGGAGGGGCTCTTGTTGTCCTGCCGCCATCCATGTTGCACCTCCTCAACAGGCCTCGTGATGAGTTGTCTAGTTTCGACGCCTTGCTGGAGAATGCTCAGTTTCAATACTTGATGACGGATAAGGATGTTTGGGGCAACACTATTCACTTTGACATTGTTCGCAAGAACCTCACCCAGAAGGACATGGGTCCCCTagccggcatcatggccgaggaATGGGCCACAGCGTTCCAGAAATGTTGGGGAGATTCAAGAAATGGAACTGTTGTTAATGCCTGGGACTCGATGGTGCGAATTACTTCGCACGTCGCATTGCGAATCATGGTCGGGTTGCCTGGAAGCAAGGACGAAACGTACTTGGAGCAGTCGAGGCTGTATGCCAATGCCGTTCTGGTAGACGCTTGCTTCATCAACTGTCTGCCTCCGGCTTTGCGGCCAATATTAGGAAGAGTACTAGCCCTGCGAGCTAGATATCACCAGCGAAAGTTGCTCAAGATGTTGCTACCCATGGTGGAGGAAAAGATGCAGCAGTTCGAGGACCgaggcggcgatgaagccgaCAGCCCA GGCGATGTTGTTCAGTGGCTTATTGCCGTTGCTAAGAGCCATGGACCCGAACAAATGACAGCGAACAAGATAGCCATGCGCATCCTCGCCCTAACATCCATGTTTGTATTCGCCATCGGCTGGGTCTTTGCGCACGCAGTGATAGACATATACAGCAGCGACAAGCGTGACGAGATTGTCAGCACGTGCAGGGACGAGTGTCGACGCGTGTCGTCCGAATACCAAGGTCTGTCGACAAAAGAGTCCACCGACGCTCTCTACTGCGTCGACTCTGCTGTGCGTGAATCTATGCGCCTCAACGACGTAATGGTGCATCTGCTCCCACTGGACGTCATATCAGGAAAGGGAATTGATCTcggtcaaggccgccgaaTAACTGCTCGGTCAGGCGTGCGGACTGTGTTTCCCGCGCAAATGGTGCACATGGATCCCGAGATATATCATCATCCTGAGCATTTCGATGCGTTTCGCTTCTCACGCAATTTTCCTGCTCAGCAACAGACTGACCGTCAGCATGGGACCAAGAGGCAGCTCATGACCACCGTTAGCACTTCGTTTCTCCCATTTGGCTATGGTAGACATGCGTGTCCAGGGCGTTGGTTCGTAGCCCAGATGGTGAAGCAGGCCGTGGCTTATGTGCTCCTCAACTACGACGTTGAGGTCGTCAAGAGACCAGGAAAGCGGACTTCGATGCTAAACTTTATGCTTCCCCCGCAAAAAGTTGCGCTGCATGTTAGTAGAAGATCATGCAACACGACTGCGAATGAAAAGACGGGGACTGGGCTACAAGATGTTTAA
- the aflO_0 gene encoding Demethylsterigmatocystin 6-O-methyltransferase has protein sequence MDAPLDQLKQLAATADDVTRQQLVKSLNELVLSLESPNDTVHRYGHMNLQTATIRIGFDLGLFKLLSEAGGPITVEEVAQKTRSERALIHRILRYLEAIGAVTETSATHFYTAGPQYEALPAFLKRTNYRNPADELHTAFQDAWKTPLHAFAWFGENPEHLANFNDYMALRRQPQVSWLSVYPVAREIKNWHAQDQDKVLYVNVGGGIGHQCKQFKEKYPDLTGRVVLQDLPHSIAKALPTPGVENLEHDFFQPQPIKNAKFYHLRGILHDHPPHQVQKILEQTKAAMGPESVLLIDEMILPERGVNLMAASIDLTMLTALAGMERTEAQWHDTLREAGLELVETFMYAPLHYEGVMHVRLPGVNP, from the exons ATGGACGCACCCCTTGACCAGCTCAAGCAGTTGGCAGCGACGGCTGACGATGTAACCCGTCAGCAGCTCGTGAAGTCGCTGAACGAGTTGGTCCTCTCGCTAGAAAGCCCCAATGACACGGTCCACAGATACGGACACATG AACCTCCAGACAGCCACAATCAGAATCGGCTTCGACTTGGGACTGTTCAAGCTCTTATCTGAAGCAGGAGGCCCGATTACCGTAGAAGAGGTGGCCCAAAAGACTCGATCAGAGCGCGCCTTGATTC ATCGAATCTTGAGATACCTCGAGGCCATTGGCGCAGTCACCGAGACCTCGGCAACCCA CTTCTACACGGCCGGACCGCAGTATGAGGCCCTGCCGGCCTTCCTGAAGAGAACAAATTACAGAAACCCCGCCGACGAGCTGCATACAGCTTTCCAGGATGCATGGAAAACGCCACTCCACGCGTTTGCTTGGTTTGGTGAGAACCCCGAGCACCTCGCCAATTTCAATGACTACATGGCTCTTCGTCGTCAGCCCCAAGTTTCGTGGCTCTCGGTGTATCCGGTCGCACGCGAAATCAAGAATTGGCATGCGCAGGACCAAGACAAAGTTTTATATGTCAACGTGGGTGGCGGCATCGGACATCAGTGCAAACAGTTCAAGGAGAAATATCCCGATCTGACCGGGAGGGTGGTCCTTCAGGATCTCCCGCATTCGATCGCGAAGGCTCTACCGACTCCGGGAGTTGAGAACCTGGAGCATGATTTTTTCCAACCGCAGCCGATCAAGA ATGCCAAATTCTACCATCTCCGGGGCATCCTCCACGACCATCCGCCACACCAAGTCCAGAAGATCCTTGAGCAGACCAAGGCGGCCATGGGGCCAGAGTCGGTCCTGCTGATTGACGAGATGATCTTGCCCGAGAGAGGGGTGAATCTGATGGCCGCGTCTATAGACTTGACCATGCTTACGGCCTTGGCAGGCATGGAGCGGACCGAGGCGCAATGGCATGACACATTGAGAGAGGCAGGGCTTGAACTTGTTGAAACCTTTATGTACGCACCGTTACATTATGAGGGGGTGATGCATGTGAGATTGCCAGGCGTCAATCCATGA
- the tdiA_0 gene encoding Didemethylasterriquinone D synthetase tdiA — protein sequence MALLHQLASWLMGRKFLTASGSRTMAKRQSAIKPSFSEVESENVCLQDILKARAISNRGAVICYFTGDTTTAKEFSCLELYTEASQYSRIIRNLPGFQDGKPVVLHLDEQWDAIVWFWAVLLANGLPVLSPPLSHIDDHRHKHIRGLSDLLQSPICITRNKLSNLFDGAKHLLGLHTIEALCCDTAWTQQHGSTTMTASATQQSSYLQYQGGQGLAMLMLTSGSTGNAKAVCLSHRQVLAAISGKAAVRPLPTDGPFLNWIGLDHVASLVEIHLQALWLGVDQVHVNAADVVSSPQVFLDLLTRHRICRTFAPNFFLARLVSVTEQESDLEQKDTPWDLSNLKVVASGGESNDIQTCLAASSLFRKYGASHNVITPGFGMTETCAGSIFNLSCPGYDITQGYASVSLGKCMRGIEIRVMVGSRLATTDEIGDLEVRGDVVFNGYYRDAEATAEAFPWKNEWFRTGDEGCIDPAGNLRLFGRKKEVININGIKIVIGDIGSLLDQALGNRTSRLVVFPSRAVHTEQITIAYVPRDWPQKSDEMAEIDELAIQTCLAGFYARPLVFSISQTSLPLLPLSSLGKVSRSKMTSLFEDGVFDEDVTIYRQKLAAHKKDKIQDASPSMAATESEILLLDDFAKVLGVDLNTIGPETRLYDVGFTSMDLIRLKRRIDTRLGMAVPVITLMKNPTARSLARALDSEPCLDNWSEKPKQSTTDYDPVVILKPSGTKTPLWLVHPGVGEVLVFVGLAHHLADDDRPIYALRARGFEPGQGRFSSIDETVDTYVKAIRQKQPQGPYALAGYSYGAMLAFEMAKRIEAGTGSTADSLVRFLGSFNLPPHIKSRMRQLSWNMCLLHLTQFLGLTTEEDVEDMARDPGFSTAAREDSLAQVLGASDRHRMDDLGLGDAALARWADVAYGLQSMAREYEPSGRVDGIDVFHAIPLKRAAASREEWVDVHLSRWKNFSRTEPRMHAVGGAHYTMIAPDHVVGFAAKLKEALRARGI from the coding sequence ATGGCTTTGCTGCATCAATTGGCGTCCTGGCTCATGGGACGCAAGTTCTTGACAGCTTCTGGGTCTCGGACAATGGCCAAACGTCAATCAGCCATCAAGCCTTCCTTTTCAGAAGTCGAATCAGAAAATGTCTGCCTTCAAGACATCTTGAAGGCCCGAGCAATATCGAATAGAGGCGCAGTCATCTGCTACTTTACGGGAGATACCACAACCGCCAAAGAGTTCTCTTGTCTTGAGCTGTATACCGAGGCCAGTCAGTACAGTCGCATTATTCGAAACCTTCCTGGTTTCCAAGATGGAAAGCCAGTGGTACTGCACTTGGATGAACAATGGGATGCCATCGTCTGGTTTTGGGCCGTCTTGCTCGCCAACGGCTTGCCCGTGCTCTCCCCTCCCTTGAGCCACATTGATGATCATCGACATAAGCATATCCGGGGACTATCAGATCTGCTCCAGTCACCGATATGCATCACACGAAACAAACTATCAAATTTATTTGACGGGGCGAAGCATTTGCTGGGGTTACACACCATTGAAGCGCTGTGTTGTGACACAGCATGGACGCAGCAGCATGGATCGACAACCATGACTGCTTCAGCAACTCAACAGTCCAGTTACTTGCAGTatcaaggcggccaaggtcTCGCCATGCTCATGTTAACATCGGGAAGCACCGGCAACGCCAAGGCAGTGTGCTTGAGTCACAGACAAGTCCTTGCGGCCATTTCCGGCAAGGCAGCCGTGCGACCACTTCCTACAGACGGACCGTTTCTGAACTGGATCGGACTTGACCATGTGGCCAGCCTGGTTGAGATTCATCTCCAGGCCCTGTGGCTCGGTGTTGACCAGGTCCACGTGAATGCGGCCGACGTCGTCTCCAGTCCGCAGGTCTTCTTGGACCTCTTGACGCGGCATCGCATCTGTCGAACTTTTGCCCCGAATTTCTTCCTCGCCCGGTTAGTCTCCGTGACCGAACAGGAGTCTGATCTCGAGCAAAAGGACACTCCATGGGATCTGTCAAACCTCAAAGTTGTCGCCTCTGGTGGTGAATCCAATGATATCCAAACATGCTTGGCAGCATCTTCCTTGTTTCGCAAATACGGTGCCAGCCATAATGTCATTACGCCGGGATTTGGAATGACGGAGACATGTGCTGGATCAATCTTCAACCTCTCGTGTCCTGGCTACGATATCACGCAAGGCTATGCCTCAGTCTCACTGGGCAAGTGTATGAGAGGTATTGAAATTCGGGTCATGGTTGGCTCTAGATTGGCGACTACGGACGAGATTGGGGATTTGGAAGTACGGGGTGATGTTGTTTTCAACGGCTATTATCGAGATGCTGAGGCTACCGCGGAGGCCTTTCCGTGGAAGAATGAATGGTTTCGAACCGGCGATGAAGGCTGCATCGACCCTGCTGGCAATTTGCGTCTTTTCGGCCGGAAGAAGGAagtcatcaacatcaacggAATCAAAATTGTCATAGGTGATATCGGCTCCCTACTGGATCAGGCTTTGGGCAACAGGACAAGCCGGCTCGTGGTGTTTCCATCCAGGGCTGTGCATACTGAGCAGATAACCATTGCCTACGTTCCGAGAGATTGGCCCCAAAAGTCCGATGAAATGGCCGAAATTGACGAATTGGCAATCCAAACCTGCCTCGCCGGCTTTTACGCTCGCCCTCTGGTCTTTTCCATCAGTCAGACATCGTTGCCGCTACTGCCTCTATCGTCCCTGGGAAAGGTATCCCGGTCCAAAATGACCTCCTTATTTGAGGACGGTgtctttgacgaggacgTGACAATTTACAGACAAAAACTTGCTGCACACAAAAAGGATAAAATCCAAGACGCTTCGCCCTCGATGGCTGCCACTGAGTCGGAAATACTGTTGCTGGATGACTTTGCCAAGGTTCTCGGCGTCGACCTCAACACTATAGGCCCGGAAACAAGACTTTACGATGTGGGCTTCACTTCAATGGACTTGATCCGTTTGAAGCGTCGCATAGACACTCGCCTGGGGATGGCCGTCCCCGTTATCACACTCATGAAGAATCCGACGGCACGGTCGCTGGCGAGAGCTCTAGATTCGGAGCCCTGCCTTGACAACTGGTCGGAAAAGCCAAAACAATCGACGACAGATTACGATCCTGTAGTGATACTCAAACCCAGTGGTACAAAGACACCCCTTTGGCTTGTCCACCCTGGGGTAGGAGAAGTTCTGGTTTTCGTCGGTCTCGCACACCATCTTGCCGACGATGATCGTCCCATCTACGCTCTACGGGCCAGAGGTTTTGAGCCTGGTCAGGGAAGATTTTCTTCCATTGATGAGACGGTCGACACCTATGTTAAAGCAATCCGACAAAAACAACCACAAGGCCCATATGCATTGGCCGGATACAGCTACGGCGCGATGCTTGCGTTCGAGATGGCCAAAAGAATAGAGGCAGGGACCGGCAGTACAGCAGACAGCTTGGTGCGGTTTCTCGGTAGCTTCAACTTGCCACCGCATATCAAGTCGCGCATGCGGCAACTTAGCTGGAACATGTGCCTCTTACACCTGACTCAGTTTCTCGGTCTGACGACGGAGGAAGATGTGGAGGACATGGCCAGGGACCCTGGATTCTCTACTGCAGCCAGGGAAGACTCGCTAGCACAGGTCCTCGGGGCTTCGGATCGGCATCGTATGGATGACCTGGGATTGGGAGATGCGGCTCTCGCCCGGTGGGCAGATGTCGCTTATGGGCTGCAGAGCATGGCCAGGGAGTACGAGCCAAGCGGGCGGGTGGACGGGATTGACGTATTCCACGCCATTCCACTAAAACGGGCGGCTGCATCAAGAGAGGAGTGGGTAGATGTGCATCTAAGCAGGTGGAAGAACTTCTCCAGGACTGAGCCAAGGATGCATGCCGTTGGGGGCGCACATTACACCATGATTGCGCCCGACCATGTTGTGGGGTTCGCCGCGAAGCTCAAGGAGGCTCTGAGGGCTCGAGGCATCTAG